From Mucilaginibacter rubeus, a single genomic window includes:
- a CDS encoding sialate O-acetylesterase has product MNLKKCLPVIIGGLLLNTGVFAKVVMPGVFSDNMVLQQKTMARVWGKADAGKTVTVTSSWNNKTYTAVADADGNWKLKIKTPSYGGPYKVTIADGRDPVVLNNVLIGEVWICSGQSNMEMPVAGWGQVNNYKEEIANANYPQIRLLQVSQANSLIPQTEAKIANNGWMVCSPQTIGEFSSVAYFFAREINKQANIPIGVVSTNWGGTMIEAWSDENTLTGNPVFSQQIKQQQETAKTESQQTFAQKLDAWNQQATAADWGYTNNNAFNPDTTGWRTMALPQFFEKSVLGDFDGVVWFRKKITIPATWAGQDVKVNLGKIDDNDITWINGEKIGATEGYLQSRNYTIPGSKVKAGETVITVRVFDSGGGGGLYGVDDMQLISASGEKISLAGNWDYKVGFNMKSLPPVPVANNPNRLAVLYNAMINPLTPMAIRGAIWYQGEANTGRPAQYKDLFEGMIKGWRSIWNEGDFPFYFVQLANWQKRDTEPVRSGWAELREAQTQTLELPNTGMAVAVDLGEADNIHPKNKQEVGRRLALVALDKTYHKSQPYSGPMYKSQKIDGDKIELSFNFTDGGLKAQGGDSMQGFAIAGEDMKFHWATAVIKGNKVIVSSPDVKSPVAVRYAWANNPVSTLYNGVGLPASPFRTDNWEGK; this is encoded by the coding sequence ATGAACCTGAAAAAGTGTTTACCTGTAATAATCGGGGGCTTGTTGCTTAACACTGGTGTATTTGCCAAAGTAGTAATGCCGGGAGTTTTTAGCGATAACATGGTTTTACAGCAAAAAACAATGGCCCGCGTATGGGGTAAGGCCGATGCCGGTAAAACCGTAACTGTTACCTCATCCTGGAATAATAAAACCTACACAGCGGTAGCCGATGCCGATGGTAACTGGAAGCTGAAGATTAAAACACCATCATACGGTGGGCCGTATAAGGTTACCATTGCCGATGGCAGAGATCCCGTTGTTTTAAATAATGTATTGATAGGCGAAGTGTGGATCTGCTCAGGCCAGTCGAACATGGAAATGCCTGTAGCCGGTTGGGGCCAGGTGAATAATTACAAGGAAGAGATCGCCAATGCCAATTATCCCCAAATACGCTTATTGCAGGTATCGCAAGCTAACAGCCTGATACCGCAAACCGAAGCTAAAATAGCTAACAACGGCTGGATGGTATGTTCGCCTCAAACTATTGGCGAGTTTTCATCGGTAGCTTACTTTTTTGCGCGGGAAATCAACAAGCAGGCAAATATTCCGATTGGCGTGGTCAGCACCAATTGGGGTGGTACCATGATTGAAGCATGGAGCGATGAAAATACATTAACCGGTAATCCCGTATTTAGTCAGCAAATCAAACAACAGCAGGAAACAGCCAAAACCGAAAGTCAGCAAACTTTTGCACAAAAACTGGACGCCTGGAACCAACAGGCTACGGCGGCAGATTGGGGCTATACCAATAACAACGCTTTTAACCCTGATACAACAGGATGGAGAACCATGGCATTGCCCCAGTTTTTTGAAAAAAGCGTATTGGGCGATTTTGACGGCGTAGTTTGGTTCCGGAAAAAGATCACTATCCCGGCAACTTGGGCCGGACAAGATGTTAAAGTTAACCTTGGTAAGATTGATGATAACGACATAACCTGGATCAACGGTGAAAAAATAGGCGCTACAGAAGGTTACTTACAATCTCGCAATTACACTATTCCCGGTTCAAAAGTAAAAGCCGGTGAAACAGTGATTACCGTGCGCGTTTTTGACAGTGGCGGCGGTGGTGGCCTTTATGGTGTTGACGATATGCAATTGATCTCGGCTTCGGGAGAAAAAATTAGTTTGGCCGGCAATTGGGATTATAAAGTAGGTTTTAATATGAAAAGCCTGCCGCCTGTACCGGTTGCAAATAACCCTAACAGGCTTGCAGTATTATACAATGCCATGATCAATCCGCTTACACCGATGGCAATCCGCGGTGCTATCTGGTACCAGGGCGAGGCCAATACCGGCCGGCCAGCCCAATATAAAGATCTGTTTGAAGGGATGATAAAAGGCTGGCGCAGCATCTGGAACGAAGGTGATTTTCCTTTTTACTTTGTACAGCTGGCCAACTGGCAGAAACGTGATACCGAACCTGTCCGTTCGGGGTGGGCCGAGTTAAGAGAGGCGCAGACCCAAACGCTTGAATTACCAAATACAGGCATGGCCGTAGCGGTAGACCTTGGCGAAGCCGATAATATCCACCCTAAAAATAAACAGGAAGTAGGCCGGAGACTGGCACTGGTGGCCCTGGATAAAACCTATCACAAATCGCAGCCTTATTCAGGACCGATGTATAAATCGCAAAAAATTGACGGCGATAAAATTGAGTTAAGCTTCAACTTTACTGATGGAGGCTTAAAAGCCCAGGGCGGCGACAGCATGCAGGGATTTGCCATAGCAGGTGAGGATATGAAATTTCATTGGGCTACAGCAGTAATAAAAGGCAACAAGGTTATTGTGAGCAGTCCCGATGTTAAAAGCCCGGTAGCGGTACGCTATGCCTGGGCCAACAACCCGGTGAGTACTTTATACAACGGGGTAGGATTGCCTGCTTCGCCTTTCCGTACAGATAATTGGGAGGGGAAGTAA